Part of the bacterium genome is shown below.
GATGTCGTCGTCCGTGATCTCGGCGAACGGCGACGAGGCGCTGTGCGCCTCGGTCTCGGCCTTCTTCTTCACTTCCTCGAAGAGCTTCGCGAGCTCGGCGCCGGCCTTCTTGACGCGAAGGCGGACGAGGCCGAGGGAGCTGCGCTCGTCGAAGACGACGACCAGGATCATGCGGTCGCCGACCAGGGTCATGTGCAGGTTGTCCCGCTGGCCCTGGTGGAAATGGATCGGGAACTCTTCCTCGCCCACGATCTTGGCGAGGCCACCCGTCGCGGCGACGCAGCCGGCGGTCAGGCTGGCGAGGCTGGTGCTGTCGATGCCCTGCATCTCGCCGGCTTCGCCCACGAGCTGACCGGCCTTGTCGACCACGAAGACGCCCTTCGCGTTGGCGTCTCGGACCAGCTTTTGGATGATCGCGAGGACTCGGTCGAAGTCCTCCTGCTGCATCACGAGCTGGGATTCCATCATCGGCAGTTGCCTCTGTAAACGTCCGGGAAATGGACCCTTTTTGGCAGCTTACCCCGCGTGGGGAGGGGCCGCCAAATGCGAGCCGGCACACA
Proteins encoded:
- a CDS encoding roadblock/LC7 domain-containing protein gives rise to the protein MESQLVMQQEDFDRVLAIIQKLVRDANAKGVFVVDKAGQLVGEAGEMQGIDSTSLASLTAGCVAATGGLAKIVGEEEFPIHFHQGQRDNLHMTLVGDRMILVVVFDERSSLGLVRLRVKKAGAELAKLFEEVKKKAETEAHSASSPFAEITDDDIDNLFND